From Rhodococcus sp. B7740, one genomic window encodes:
- a CDS encoding O-methyltransferase, whose translation MTPTTILARELSEIADLLDAGAGVTDELTTRVHRARDLAAGLDPYLDTCTTSQSAALATLASRTRTEDWRSRDVVSGSGPLEMEMLSGHVEGRFLAFLVHMTGAKRVLEIGMFTGYSALAMAEALPAGGEVVACEVDPYVAEFAQSCFAESPAGSSITVEVGPALETLRRLDGRFDLVFIDADKTGYRAYVEYLLGSELLAENAVIAVDNTLLQGQPYSEQPTENGRAVAEFNDYVAKDPRVEQVLLPLRDGVTLIRRT comes from the coding sequence GTGACCCCGACGACCATTCTGGCGCGTGAGCTGAGCGAGATAGCAGATCTGCTCGACGCCGGTGCCGGGGTGACCGACGAGCTGACCACCCGTGTTCATCGAGCCCGCGATCTCGCAGCGGGACTCGACCCGTATCTCGACACCTGTACCACCTCCCAATCCGCAGCGCTGGCGACACTGGCGTCGCGGACCCGCACCGAGGACTGGAGATCACGCGACGTGGTCTCCGGCTCGGGGCCCCTGGAGATGGAGATGCTCTCCGGCCACGTGGAGGGACGCTTCCTCGCGTTTCTCGTGCACATGACCGGGGCGAAGCGGGTACTCGAGATCGGTATGTTCACCGGCTATTCGGCACTGGCGATGGCCGAGGCTCTGCCTGCAGGCGGTGAGGTGGTGGCGTGCGAGGTGGATCCGTACGTGGCCGAGTTCGCGCAGTCCTGCTTCGCGGAATCACCTGCGGGCTCGTCCATCACGGTGGAGGTCGGTCCGGCACTGGAGACCCTTCGACGGCTCGACGGTCGGTTCGACCTGGTGTTCATCGACGCCGACAAAACCGGGTACCGCGCCTACGTGGAGTACCTGCTCGGTAGCGAACTGCTCGCCGAGAACGCCGTGATCGCGGTCGACAACACCCTGCTGCAGGGCCAGCCGTACAGCGAGCAGCCCACCGAGAACGGCAGGGCCGTCGCCGAATTCAACGACTACGTAGCGAAAGACCCTCGCGTGGAGCAGGTTCTGCTTCCTCTGCGCGACGGCGTCACGCTCATCCGTCGAACATGA
- a CDS encoding ATP-grasp enzyme, with translation MIRTVAALLGLAATLPADLAATAVAAIGGTAPPTRRSESPRTVLISGGKMTKALQLARSFHLAGHRVILVESAKYRFTGHRFSRAVDRFHCVPDPGAPGYAQALLDIVRRENVDVFVPVASPAASIHDADARAVLDPHCEVIHGDADTVRMVDDKSRFSEHATSLGLRVPDFRRITDPAQIDDFEFPPGREYILKRISYNPVGRMDLTRLSARTPERNSSFARSLHITDDDPWILQEFIAGQEYCTHGTVRQGRLQVYGCCVSSAFQVNYEMVDKPDILRWVETFVSSLDVTGQLSFDFIESAADGHIYAIECNPRTHSAITMFYDHPDLAAAYLDDGHPVIVPRPTARPTYWVYHEIWRLISEGNRKARLRSIFRGKDAILTGWDPLPYFLVHHLQIPSLLLRNLLARRGWSRIDFNIGKLVENGGD, from the coding sequence ATGATTCGTACGGTTGCCGCGCTGCTCGGTCTCGCGGCCACCCTGCCCGCCGACCTCGCGGCGACGGCGGTGGCCGCGATCGGTGGCACTGCGCCGCCCACCCGCCGATCCGAGTCACCCAGAACGGTGCTGATCAGCGGCGGCAAGATGACCAAGGCACTGCAGCTCGCTCGCTCCTTTCACCTCGCCGGGCACCGGGTGATCCTGGTGGAATCGGCCAAGTACCGCTTCACCGGCCACCGGTTCTCCCGGGCCGTCGACCGATTTCACTGTGTACCCGATCCGGGTGCCCCGGGATACGCGCAGGCTCTGCTGGACATCGTTCGACGCGAGAACGTCGATGTCTTCGTCCCCGTGGCCAGCCCTGCGGCGAGCATTCACGACGCAGACGCCAGGGCCGTGCTCGACCCGCACTGCGAAGTGATCCACGGCGACGCGGACACCGTGCGAATGGTCGACGACAAGTCCCGATTCTCCGAGCACGCAACATCGTTGGGACTTCGCGTGCCCGACTTCCGGCGGATCACCGATCCCGCCCAGATCGACGACTTCGAGTTTCCGCCGGGTCGCGAATACATTCTGAAACGGATCTCGTACAACCCGGTCGGGCGAATGGACCTGACGCGGTTGTCGGCACGCACACCGGAGCGGAACTCGTCGTTCGCCAGGAGCCTGCACATCACGGACGACGATCCGTGGATTCTGCAGGAGTTCATCGCCGGTCAGGAGTACTGCACGCACGGCACGGTACGCCAGGGTCGGCTGCAGGTGTACGGCTGTTGCGTGTCCTCGGCGTTCCAGGTCAACTACGAGATGGTGGACAAGCCGGACATCCTGCGCTGGGTGGAAACATTCGTCTCTTCTCTGGACGTGACCGGCCAGCTGTCGTTCGACTTCATAGAATCCGCCGCCGACGGCCACATCTACGCGATCGAATGCAACCCCCGCACCCACTCGGCCATCACGATGTTCTACGACCATCCCGACCTGGCGGCCGCGTATCTCGACGACGGCCACCCGGTGATCGTGCCGCGTCCGACGGCTCGGCCGACCTACTGGGTCTACCACGAGATATGGCGCTTGATCTCCGAGGGCAACCGAAAAGCTCGCCTTCGCAGCATCTTCCGCGGCAAGGACGCCATCCTGACCGGATGGGATCCTCTGCCGTACTTTCTCGTGCACCACCTCCAGATCCCGTCCCTGTTGCTGCGCAATCTGCTGGCGCGACGTGGCTGGTCGCGCATCGACTTCAACATCGGCAAGCTCGTGGAGAACGGAGGCGACTGA
- a CDS encoding D-alanine--D-alanine ligase family protein: MTLSVLVLVGSSVDEFHCDLSRVYAGGFLDALGGNPDYRCEVAFVSPGGLWSFPGGIDAASVAAAQQMSLAQAVEIMSSWHFDVMVPQMFCLPGMTTYRSLFDLLGVPYVGNGPDVMAMTADKARARAVVAAAGVAVPTGVVVRCGDDIDVDLPVVVKPVDSDNSMGVALVRESDRLATAVSEALAYSSAALVESYVPLGREVRCGIIARGDELICLPLEEYAVESIRTSADKLNRTSDGDLYLVAKEQTKAWMVDVSDPITEKVWAAARSCYRSLGCRHYGLFDFRIDPDGEPWFLEAGLYCSYSPSSVLAVMASAAGIAVDELFARSLDELSVKELSS, translated from the coding sequence ATGACCCTGTCGGTACTGGTGTTGGTCGGATCGTCGGTGGACGAGTTCCATTGCGATCTGTCGCGGGTGTACGCGGGCGGATTCCTCGACGCGCTCGGCGGGAATCCCGACTACCGCTGCGAGGTGGCGTTCGTCTCCCCCGGTGGGCTCTGGAGCTTCCCCGGCGGTATCGATGCCGCCAGTGTGGCTGCGGCGCAGCAGATGTCGTTGGCACAGGCAGTGGAAATCATGTCGTCGTGGCATTTCGACGTCATGGTGCCGCAGATGTTCTGCCTGCCCGGGATGACGACGTACCGCAGTCTGTTCGATCTGTTGGGCGTGCCGTACGTGGGCAACGGTCCTGATGTGATGGCGATGACGGCGGACAAGGCCCGTGCCCGAGCCGTCGTCGCTGCGGCCGGGGTCGCCGTACCCACCGGGGTGGTGGTCCGCTGCGGCGACGACATCGACGTCGATCTGCCCGTGGTCGTCAAGCCGGTCGACTCGGACAACTCGATGGGCGTCGCGCTCGTTCGCGAATCCGACCGTCTGGCAACCGCAGTGAGCGAGGCTCTGGCGTACTCGTCTGCGGCACTGGTGGAGTCGTACGTTCCACTCGGCCGGGAGGTACGTTGCGGCATCATCGCCCGAGGCGACGAGCTGATCTGTCTTCCGCTCGAGGAGTACGCCGTCGAGTCGATCCGCACCAGCGCCGACAAGTTGAATCGCACCTCGGACGGAGATCTGTACCTGGTCGCGAAGGAGCAGACCAAGGCGTGGATGGTCGACGTCTCCGATCCGATCACCGAGAAGGTCTGGGCCGCAGCACGATCGTGCTATCGCTCTCTCGGCTGCCGACACTACGGTCTCTTCGACTTCCGAATCGACCCCGACGGGGAGCCGTGGTTCCTCGAGGCCGGCCTGTACTGCTCGTACTCGCCGTCGAGCGTGCTCGCGGTGATGGCCTCGGCGGCGGGCATCGCCGTCGACGAACTGTTCGCACGATCGCTCGACGAACTGTCGGTGAAGGAGCTGTCCTCGTGA